The following nucleotide sequence is from Trifolium pratense cultivar HEN17-A07 linkage group LG2, ARS_RC_1.1, whole genome shotgun sequence.
ATTCTAATTCAACAATGTTAATTGCataaatatacaaaaataaatttatatcaaTCTTTTTCTCTAGCATACCAACCTTCAGCTACAGTTTCATTAATAGTTACATACTCCAGAAAATCATGAAATAGTACTAGTATATAATCCAGAAAATCATGAAAtagattaagaaaataaaaactaattacTACAAAAATAGTATAGTGAGTGTAATGATGAGAAAAAATCATTGTAAACGGTTGCGCGAGCGTAGATTATAACTTTTTGTAGTTGTTGAGGTTATGATCGAATTCTTTGCAACGTCTTCTGGAATTATAAAGTTCGGATCATCAAGGCAATCCAAGTCATCAGGTAAATCAGTATCTATCCATCGAGACCAATCCACCTCGTCGTCATCAGCATCATCAATATCCCATGACGATGATTCTTCtagtttttgtttgttgttaATGTTAACCAATGTTAGTAACATTTGATAGTTCAACTTTTCTAAGTCCCTACATCAAtattaacaaacaaattattattttccatGTTCTCAATCGATATTGGATAGAAAATTTAGATATTAAATATCCAATTATTAATAGTTGTACACTTACTTGTATGTGCAGATTGCATATACAATTTTAACTAAAACAGCTATCAAGAAAGTTAATCGGACGTTGTTTATTATCCATGTTTGTCGCTCCATGTTGTCATTCGTTAAACGAATAACGATAAATTCCACGAAAAGAGAAGCACATGCCCCTGCagataaacaacttataacaTGTTATGTTTAACCAATAATCACTTTTGAGATTTAGAAACTAAAAGCATTAATCAGTATACTTACCTATGTAAAGTGGAGGTCTAGCATTGTAGGTTAGTTTTGTGCTAGTCAACAGAAAGATGATTGAAATCAACACGAAGTAAATGACAAAAGCTTTAACCCATCTTGATTCAAACAAAATGGTATTTTGCAAAGTATGAAGTTTATCCAAAGCTATAAACATGTTAGCCTGTTTTGCTTCAAAGGATTCCTATAGAATATACAAACATTATGAAAATCATCAAGGATGTGTATATTAGAATAAACACGAAAAAGCAATAGCTCACGAGAAGTTGCAAACCTGAGAAGAACTTAATTTATTCAAATTCTCCATTAGTCGATCATGATTTCCTTTCATTTCTTCTTGTCGCCGTATAAACTCTTCTTGTTGCTTATGTCCAAATTCAGCAAAATATTGTAGGCTTTTCCTGCGCATTTCACCGATTATGTGgttaactaatatatattttgctaaATTAAATTGCTGACTACAAATTTCTGACATTTAATCAAATATTACCTGCTTTCCTCTAGCGCTTTGGATTGAACCTCGTTCAACGAATTTAGGCCCTCGAGGGCCGTGGATTGTCCATCTAAAAGTTGTTGCTGTTTATCTAAGGAAATTCCTGCCTTATTCTCAATATCTTCAGCTTTACTTTGCAAAGTGTTCATCTTTGATGACATAGCATCTCCAACTTTGATTACTTCATTCTCGATCACAATGGCTTCCTCTCTTAACTTTTCTATTTCGTTGCCGAAATGACTATAAGATTCCTTGACTAATGCTACGCCGTCTTCTAAAGTCCTCTTCATGTCATCTTGGCTTTCTTTTAGTTGTGATTGTGAAGTTGCAATTTTCGTAGTTTGATCATAAACACTCTCGGAATGCCTTAATACCACATCAATATAACCTTCCACATTCTTAACATTTTGAGCTACTAGTTGTGTGTGACTATTAACAATTTCAAGAGAATCAGAAATCTGTTTTGAGTCTTGTAATAGATGATCTGATTTCTCTTCAATACTATCTAACTTGTCCTCGACATATTGAGCCGAACTTTTTAGTTCGGTCACAAGTCTCTCGGTTTCATGTTTAAATGCATGGTTCCTACACAAATATACAAAACTTAGTTCAAGTTTAGGCAAAAACATCACCCCTTAAGAGTCAAATATCGACtctggtctcatatataagcaaagattCTTTTTCAGGTCCATTGAATAACTTATGGATctgatacattagttattcaagtAACTTGAAAAAGGAATAGGTGCTTATATATAAAACCGAAGGGagtaaataattaacaaaagatttggaaggaaaaaaaaaaagtgaacacTTAACTGTAATTGATAGCAAAGGGAGTTGGTTTCAAGGTAGAATTCAAGGTAAACCTTATGAGCAAGATCATCTAAGTTTCTTAGACATGAAGAAATTGATGTTTTTGAGTCACAATGAGGAAACGAAGCTCTTCCAGAATCTTTTTGAAAACAATCACTTAAATGCCAAGCAAATCTAGACCGTTTCTCATTGGCGACCAAAATCTCGGAACATCCAGCAAAAAGATTTTGATAAGCATTTTGCCAACAACTATTTGAGCCAACCATTTTATTCTTAGCATTCTCTATAAGCTTCATTCCTTTCGGATTATTAAAAGCCTCGATCGAGAATTCAGCACTTGAACCTTTAAAGCTTCCTTCATTGCCATTAGAGTGACTCTCCTTAGATGATGAAAACCATCCCCATGATTCACATCTTAATGATGAAGAGAGCAATACAAGAACAAAAAGATGAACCTTGATATCCATTTGAGAGAATTTTACCACACTTTCGGTTTGAAGTTTTGCAAACCAAGATTAAAAATCTACAACAAACacaactaattaattaaaatgagtTAGGGACACACACACATAAACCAGCGTGTCTTTTGAATGTTcactttccttttttttctcaAGTATGTACAAGAACCAAATATTCCATGatttctttatatataggtaatcaattaaaataatctatgtcatatctttttttttttttttgtgacgaATTTATGTCTGAATCAATCTTTTTAAATAATCttgaataatgaataaaatatataaaaaagatttttataaaaaaaaaaaagtgtgtgtAAATTTTCTCACAATTTTAAGGTATTGACTTTATGTGattcaaaaaaattgaacatatatatgaaataaGATTCcgacaaaataattatattatatttggcactatatattaaaatagttttatattaaaaatatgtttatagttgaacaaccaaaagttccaacatcaaaataaatgttttttattttttggaaaaaatgtaaaaatatgaACACTGCCATAtcttaaagtttttttttatatgatattcAACATTCAATCATCTAATTGTTTatacaacaaccaataaaaattacttttacatCTTCtcatgcaacttattccaaggaaaatttacaaaaacatatttcaaattattatgttttactttttttaataattgtgatttttgttttttccttataatttgagacggaGAGAGTATCAATCAATGTGTATGTGTCCGTGTTTCATAATTTGTTACTCTCAAATAATTAAGAAATGATGTTGAGAATTCGTGAGATACCTTCTCCGATGTATCCAATTCATATTAagttgtctcttataaaaaaaaaagactatgtGTATCAATCTAGACAAACATTTTCAAGTATTAATTAACTTTGACAACATCACACAAGTTTAAACCATTAACAGCGGTGAAGAAACAAAGAGACAAGTACCTTGTCTTGTCGGCACAGAGAAGTTGTTTGTACGGTAGAAGAAGAATAAAATTCGTGTCTTCTGAATTTTTGACGACTCTTgagtttatttatataaaatagagAAACCTTGGTAACCAAGTAACATATGATAAAAAGAGAGAACCTTGGGATCCAAGTAACATATGATAAATGTCGGTTAAAAAAGGCatgttttttacttatatattttcTCACCATCACGCTTTTCTTAAGttgtaaaattaaataaattgattccaatttttttataatacatgGTAACCGACATATTTCCTGTTTTTTATTCTCTCTACCATCTCCTTCACTCGATCACCAACAATATATGCATGTTGCCTATTTTGTctcaaaattaaagaaattttaagatatttaatgtgttattttttagattatctttctaaaaaaaattctttgataAGTGTTTTAagcattttcatcatttttaagATGGTTTTGATGTACTAACAAAAATTTACACCGTCAATATATAAAAGAGTTTAAAATGACTATTTAAAATCTTTGTGCAAACTATTTAAATAGTCTTGGTGACTACACTATTTAAAGTCtttctataataatttaatatgcaCCACCGTAAATGTAAAGAAATTTTACATTatcaatcactttttttttattttctttttcgcCCGAATGGAAAACAAAGGTGTCTCTCCGTTTCAATGTTCTTTGGAAGGATGTACGAGAGTAGTGCGATATTTATGATTGTATTGTTGCTAATGATATGAACTAATTTTGCCCTTGTGAAAAATATGTGGCAGTTGGGAACTAATTAAGATACCTACACCAATAATTTTGTGGTCAGTTATACATTCAAAATACACACAAAAGTATGCATCTACAGTTACCTCCCGTGTTTCCCATTCCAAAATACACTTTCGCAATCATTGTTGCCACCAAAACAAATCTAATTTGTCTTTGCAAGATGACAAGATATAGGACCAAAAAATGCTAAAAGTTGATGAATATAACACAAAATGTAAGAATAGTTCTGCCAAAGTCTCAAGATAATCACAAGGTTGAATATAGCATACCACTTTTACCTTTCCCGTTATACTAATTATTTAGCTAAGCGAATGAATGttaaaacattaaaacattaaaacattACAAGACAATATATAAAGCCAAGCAAATAATTGAATTATGCTTCCAATTAACCAAATTAATAAGAATGTTTCAACTCTtcgaccaaaaaaaaaaaaaaaaaaaaaaaaaataagaatgttTCAACTCTCAATTGATAATTTGATTGAGTGTAGCTTCAGCCAACCAATATTTGGCAGCTTTTTGAGAAGCAAtgcaaaatgaacaaaatagcaTTGCAAACCAATGTAGCCTACATTATTTGCCAAAGATACAGTACTAACTGCTCCGCACAACTAAATGTCTGAAAATTAAACCTCCAGAACTTCAAAATCACTGTAAAAATTGAATGTGTATAAATAAATAGCCACTATGCAGTGGCTTCCTTCAGATATGCAATAAGATCAGCACGTTCTTGGGGTTTCTTAAGACCCGGAAACACCATCTTGGTCCCTGGAATATACTGCACAAGAGCATAACATAGATAGATCAGTGACATTGTGGTGGAAGCAAGTTTCTCACTATTACTAAGCAGTATTAGCATATTACCATTATATGTATGCATGTATGGAAACCATTTGAAAAC
It contains:
- the LOC123904729 gene encoding protein GAMETE EXPRESSED 1-like → MDIKVHLFVLVLLSSSLRCESWGWFSSSKESHSNGNEGSFKGSSAEFSIEAFNNPKGMKLIENAKNKMVGSNSCWQNAYQNLFAGCSEILVANEKRSRFAWHLSDCFQKDSGRASFPHCDSKTSISSCLRNLDDLAHKVYLEFYLETNSLCYQLQNHAFKHETERLVTELKSSAQYVEDKLDSIEEKSDHLLQDSKQISDSLEIVNSHTQLVAQNVKNVEGYIDVVLRHSESVYDQTTKIATSQSQLKESQDDMKRTLEDGVALVKESYSHFGNEIEKLREEAIVIENEVIKVGDAMSSKMNTLQSKAEDIENKAGISLDKQQQLLDGQSTALEGLNSLNEVQSKALEESRKSLQYFAEFGHKQQEEFIRRQEEMKGNHDRLMENLNKLSSSQESFEAKQANMFIALDKLHTLQNTILFESRWVKAFVIYFVLISIIFLLTSTKLTYNARPPLYIGACASLFVEFIVIRLTNDNMERQTWIINNVRLTFLIAVLVKIVYAICTYKDLEKLNYQMLLTLVNINNKQKLEESSSWDIDDADDDEVDWSRWIDTDLPDDLDCLDDPNFIIPEDVAKNSIITSTTTKSYNLRSRNRLQ